A stretch of the Panicum virgatum strain AP13 chromosome 9N, P.virgatum_v5, whole genome shotgun sequence genome encodes the following:
- the LOC120687455 gene encoding uncharacterized protein LOC120687455 produces MSSLGTSKGVLEIAKFGVYVSVPVALTYLVATDSKTLKKLMGLRPYVVYPPEGPRPPPPEELRERAREIARKRQQS; encoded by the exons ATGTCGTCGCTGGGGACGTCCAAGGGGGTCCTGGAGATCGCCAAGTTCGGCGTCTACGTCTCCGTGCCCGTCGCGCTCACCTACCTCGTCGCCACCGACTCCAAGACCCTCAAGAAGCTCATGGGCCTC CGTCCATATGTGGTTTATCCACCGGAAGGTCCACGCCCACCGCCGCCTGAAGAACTTCGCGAGAGGGCTCGGGAAATAGCTCGGAAGAGGCAGCAGAGCTGA
- the LOC120693095 gene encoding vegetative cell wall protein gp1-like, with product MPPPQFPSDRARPRPGESSVPAVKRAPPASVSAAAAAASAKIARPASAPDLTALSAARPRPPPSAKVVASPSDRKPVRPMPPPQQQHRGLAPHAARPRPPSTPAKNTGAPQPRGPPTSSVPRRPAPHDGGPAKPASPRNINCRILLWLPARVVSASDAYHLTIKYAADLNDMFAGKIVSKPVDHIRVAPHRAAARADQRKPETKQHALS from the exons atgccgccgccgcagttccCCTCCGATCGCGCCAGGCCCAGGCCAGGCGAGAGCTCCGTCCCCGCCGTCAAGAGGGCGCCGCCAGCTtccgtctccgccgccgccgccgccgcctcggccaaGATCGCGCGCCCGGCGTCCGCGCCCGACCTCACCGCGCTCTCCGCTGCaaggccgcgcccgccgccctccgccaagGTCGTCGCGTCGCCGTCGGACAGGAAACCGGTCcgcccgatgccgccgccgcagcagcagcaccgcggCCTCGCTCCCcacgccgcccggccgcgcccgccctCGACGCCGGCCAAGAATACTGGCGCGCCGCAGCCGCGCGGCCCGCCCACGTCGTCCGTcccgcgccgcccggcgccgcacGACGGCGGCCCCGCGAAGCCGGCGTC GCCCCGGAACATCAACTGCCGCATCTTGCTCTGGCTCCCGGCGCGGGTCGTCTCCGCCTCCGACGCCTACCACCTCACCATCAAGTACGCCGCCGACCTCAACGACATGTTCGCCGGCAAGATCGTCAGCAAGCCCGTCGACCACATCCGCGTCGCGccacaccgcgccgccgccagggccgaCCAAAGAAAGCCGGAGACAAAACAACACGCCTTGTCGTGA